One window of the Flavobacteriaceae bacterium YJPT1-3 genome contains the following:
- a CDS encoding AraC family transcriptional regulator: MNFIIVLFLFFAFLGVLIGFFFFLKKKGDRLANGILGLYTILFAFELINNCLRWSGDLNTATFVHLNFTHFPLWLVYGPLVYIYVRRVITTKGLQKTDLVFLIPPLIVIGLMAPFYRLSAAAKLDVLQEGTIREHVFFPSYTIWIIIAFMFFYAGLTYLTFKRRKEVGFRESKWLQWFVGSYLGFVLAFFAYFFLIRFEIMDPQYDYFIDLAIVLFISLLAFFGFVQPEVFDGKSLQEVVPFVKYRKTGITESLALEMMEKLMRIMDEEKPYLDNELRLDDLADRLNLSRNNASQIINEQFNRSFFDFVNEYRIEEAKRLIEQGALQESTVAQLAYDVGFNNRASFYKAFKKFAQGSPKEYMEHANAS; encoded by the coding sequence GTGAATTTCATCATCGTACTTTTTCTGTTTTTTGCCTTTCTGGGGGTCCTCATTGGCTTTTTCTTTTTCTTAAAAAAGAAAGGTGATCGTTTGGCCAATGGTATTCTTGGTCTCTATACCATACTGTTTGCTTTTGAATTGATCAACAACTGCCTGCGCTGGTCGGGAGATCTCAATACCGCCACCTTTGTTCATCTCAATTTCACCCATTTTCCACTTTGGTTGGTCTACGGACCCCTGGTCTATATCTATGTCAGGCGGGTCATCACGACCAAAGGCTTACAAAAAACAGACCTCGTCTTTCTGATCCCTCCCTTGATCGTTATTGGCCTAATGGCTCCCTTTTACCGCTTATCTGCAGCGGCTAAACTGGATGTGCTGCAAGAGGGTACGATTAGGGAACATGTATTTTTTCCGTCCTATACGATATGGATCATCATTGCTTTTATGTTTTTCTATGCGGGTCTCACCTACCTCACCTTTAAGCGGCGCAAAGAAGTAGGCTTTCGCGAAAGCAAATGGCTGCAATGGTTTGTAGGTTCCTACCTGGGCTTTGTACTGGCTTTTTTCGCTTACTTCTTCCTGATCCGGTTTGAGATCATGGATCCGCAATACGATTATTTCATCGATCTGGCCATTGTTCTGTTCATCAGTTTACTGGCCTTTTTTGGCTTTGTTCAACCGGAAGTTTTCGACGGAAAATCACTGCAGGAAGTGGTTCCTTTCGTCAAATACCGAAAGACGGGAATTACAGAATCACTGGCGCTGGAGATGATGGAAAAGCTCATGCGCATCATGGATGAAGAAAAGCCCTATTTGGATAACGAGCTCCGTCTGGATGATTTGGCCGACCGACTCAACCTTTCCCGTAACAATGCCTCTCAGATCATCAATGAGCAATTCAATCGTTCGTTCTTCGACTTTGTCAATGAATATCGCATTGAAGAAGCGAAGCGCTTGATCGAACAGGGAGCGCTGCAGGAAAGTACCGTAGCACAATTGGCCTATGATGTCGGTTTTAATAATCGAGCGTCTTTCTATAAGGCCTTTAAAAAATTTGCTCAGGGAAGCCCCAAGGAATATATGGAGCATGCCAATGCTTCCTAA